The proteins below are encoded in one region of Silene latifolia isolate original U9 population chromosome 2, ASM4854445v1, whole genome shotgun sequence:
- the LOC141641924 gene encoding shikimate O-hydroxycinnamoyltransferase-like, with amino-acid sequence MIEWTMVKPATETPKETIWLTDVDLIRLPLLSHSPVYYIYPNSNNNPITQVNSTLLKSTLSQFLVTFYPIAGRLSKNDVTGRIEIDCNAKGVLFVDVETSYNVSDFGEFTPNHMIRKLLVPVCDYSGGLTNIPLLMVQLTRFACGGVALGLAAHHYVGDGAADVYLTSASQQIEETKVEGLFKFSQDHITALKQQAMPTSEDKHRYSTFNVLAAHVWRCALKARDIKLDTLVKFSTTVNGRSKFKQGDVPKGYYGNYVFNTTYFDKCGEILSKPLGYIASKVHEAVTRVDEEYIQSALDYLSLQRDVTAIANGPHFSRCPDIHVNYLKGIPFYEMDFGWGKPGIFRHGGLGYEGHTFIMPSEDGQYLLLAITLFTSHMERFEKIIYDF; translated from the exons ATGATCGAATGGACCATGGTTAAACCAGCAACAGAAACCCCAAAAGAAACTATTTGGCTTACAGACGTAGATTTAATTAGGCTCCCACTCCTTAGCCATTCTCCAGTATACTACATTTACCCAAATTCAAACAATAATCCAATTACTCAAGTTAATTCTACCCTTCTTAAGTCAACTCTTAGTCAATTCTTGGTTACATTCTATCCCATTGCCGGCCGGTTGAGCAAAAACGACGTGACCGGTCGTATTGAAATCGATTGCAATGCAAAAGGAGTCTTATTTGTCGATGTTGAGACGAGCTACAATGTTTCAGATTTTGGAGAGTTTACTCCTAATCATATGATTAGGAAGTTGCTCGTACCTGTGTGCGACTATTCAG GTGGTCTCACGAATATTCCTCTGCTTATGGTGCAACTCACCCGATTTGCGTGTGGTGGAGTAGCGCTTGGGTTGGCGGCGCATCACTATGTAGGAGATGGGGCTGCCGATGTGTATCTAACCA GTGCTTCCCAGCAAATTGAGGAAACAAAAGTAGAGGGACTCTTCAAATTTTCACAAGACCACATTACTGCCTTAAAACAACAAGCAATGCCAACATCTGAGGACAAACATCGGTACAGCACGTTTAATGTATTAGCAGCCCATGTATGGCGCTGCGCCCTGAAAGCTCGCGACATCAAACTCGACACTCTTGTCAAGTTCTCCACAACAGTGAACGGACGTTCAAAATTTAAACAAGGAGATGTGCCCAAGGGGTATTATGGTAATTACGTATTTAACACGACTTATTTTGATAAATGTGGTGAAATATTGTCCAAACCATTAGGGTACATAGCAAGCAAGGTTCATGAGGCCGTAACAAGAGTCGACGAAGAGTACATACAATCGGCCCTTGATTACCTTAGCCTACAGCGTGATGTAACGGCTATAGCCAATGGACCTCATTTTTCGAGGTGTCCGGATATTCATGTGAATTATTTAAAAGGAATAccgttttatgagatggatttcGGGTGGGGCAAACCCGGGATTTTTCGTCATGGTGGACTCGGGTATGAGGGTCACACTTTTATCATGCCTAGTGAAGATGGACAGTACTTGCTCCTGGCTATTACTCTATTCACTAGTCATATGGAGCGTTTTGAGaaaattatttatgatttttaa